In Chanodichthys erythropterus isolate Z2021 chromosome 9, ASM2448905v1, whole genome shotgun sequence, a genomic segment contains:
- the zap70 gene encoding tyrosine-protein kinase ZAP-70 isoform X2 has product MKPDGLVTVLREPCVNQSNATPAVPNGPRRTRGGNGYTPPPMVPKGLGADSPRPSLPMDHDAFVSPYDDPNECKKKTLFIKRDKLMIDEVELGSGNFGCVKKGVFKMESKQIDVAIKVLKNENEKSVKDEMMREAQIMHQLSDPFIVRMIGLCEAEALMLVMEMAPAGPLNKFLSGKKDQIPAENIVMLMHQVSMGMKYLEGRNFVHRDLAARNVLLVNQQYAKISDFGLSKALGADDNYYKARTGGKWPLKWYAPECIHFHKFSSKSDVWSFGITMWEAFSFGGKPYKKMKGPEVMSFLESGSRLDCPVGCPEAMYDLMKECWTYKHEDRPGFVKVEEKMRTFYYSICKKIPDYLKTENGKPPK; this is encoded by the exons ATGAAGCCTGATGGTCTTGTGACTGTACTGAGAGAACCGTGTGTCAACCAAAGCAATGCAACGCCAG CTGTACCGAATGGTCCG AGAAGGACCAGAGGAGGTAATGGATACACACCGCCCCCTATGG TGCCCAAGGGTTTAGGAGCCGATTCTCCACGTCCATCTTTGCCTATGGACCATGATGCATTCGTCAGTCCTTATGATGATCCAAATGAATGCAAGAAGAAGACCCTGTTCATCAAGAGAGACAAGCTCATGATCGACGAGGTTGAGCTTGGTTCTGGCAACTTCGGCTGTGTCAAGAAAGGTGTCTTCAAAATGGAAAG CAAACAGATTGATGTGGCAATTAAAGTGTTGAAGAATGAGAATGAAAAATCAGTAAAGGATGAAATGATGCGAGAGGCCCAGATTATGCATCAGCTGAGTGATCCGTTTATCGTGCGCATGATTGGACTCTGTGAGGCTGAAGCGCTCATGTTGGTGATGGAGATGGCCCCCGCTGGCCCCCTCAACAAGTTTCTCTCTGGCAAGAA GGACCAGATCCCTGCGGAAAACATTGTGATGTTAATGCATCAGGTTTCGATGGGGATGAAGTATTTAGAAGGAAGGAACTTTGTGCACAGAGACCTGGCTGCACGTAATGTACTGTTGGTCAACCAGCAATATGCCAAAATCAGTGACTTCGGCCTCTCAAAGGCACTGGGTGCAGATGACAACTATTATAAG GCCCGTACAGGTGGAAAATGGCCTCTGAAGTGGTATGCGCCAGAGTGCAttcattttcacaagttttCCAGTAAAAGTGATGTTTGGAGCTTTGGCATTACGATGTGGGAGGCCTTCTCCTTTGGAGGGAAGCCTTATAAG AAAATGAAAGGTCCAGAAGTAATGTCATTTCTTGAAAGTGGTAGCCGTTTGGATTGCCCTGTTGGATGTCCTGAGGCCATGTATGACCTGATGAAAGAATGCTGGACATACAA GCATGAAGATCGGCCAGGCTTTGTCAAAGTGGAGGAGAAGATGAGGACTTTCTATTACTCCATTTGCAAAAAGATACCGGATTACCTGAAAACAGAGAATGGAAAGCCTCCTAAGTGA